A part of Capsicum annuum cultivar UCD-10X-F1 chromosome 6, UCD10Xv1.1, whole genome shotgun sequence genomic DNA contains:
- the LOC107875608 gene encoding bifunctional monodehydroascorbate reductase and carbonic anhydrase nectarin-3, with amino-acid sequence MKMATITKIFFIYFLFLSITFAARSPVQVDAENEDFSYKGNAENGPGNWGNINPQWRICNTGKLQSPVDLVKVEVVNLGILEKFYKPAPAALVNRGHDIMVRWDGDAGFLKINETQYKLQQVHWHTPSEHTINGKRFDMEAHLVHASSDGKTAVIGILYTIGLLPDILQTKLEKDLIALADKEGAERAIGIVDPNIIKLDGTTYYRYIGSLTTPPCTEGVVWTIDGKVNSATSGQIKLLQNAVVNGFESNARPFQPSNGRPIKFNKPLVFA; translated from the exons ATGAAGATGGCAACAATTACCAaaatctttttcatttattttcttttcctttcaatTACATTTGCTGCAAGATCACCAGTACAAGTTG ATGCTGAGAATGAAGATTTTAGTTATAAGGGAAACGCAGAGAATGGACCAGGTAACTGGGGAAATATTAATCCACAATGGAGGATCTGCAATACTGGAAAATTGCAATCACCAGTAGATCTTGTTAAAGTGGAAGTTGTTAATTTAGGAATACTTGAAAAATTCTATAAACCAGCTCCTGCTGCTCTTGTGAATAGAGGACATGATATAATG GTGAGATGGGATGGAGATGCAGGATTCTTGAAGATAAATGAAACTCAATATAAGCTCCAACAAGTTCATTGGCACACACCTTCCGAACATACTATCAATGGAAAAAG GTTTGATATGGAGGCTCATTTGGTACATGCAAGCAGTGATGGAAAGACTGCTGTAATTGGAATCCTCTATACAATTGGATTATTGCCTGATATTCTCCAAACCAAA CTAGAGAAGGATTTAATAGCTCTTGCTGATAAAGAAGGTGCAGAAAGAGCCATTGGAATAGTTGATCCAAATATAATAAAACTGGATGGCACAACATATTATAGATATATTGGTTCACTAACTACTCCACCTTGCACTGAAGGTGTTGTTTGGACTATAGATGGAAAG GTTAATAGTGCAACGAGTGGACAAATAAAACTGCTCCAAAATGCTGTTGTTAAC GGATTTGAATCCAATGCCAGACCATTTCAGCCATCAAATGGACGTCCCATCAAATTCAACAAACCTTTGGTTTTTGCTTAA
- the LOC107874644 gene encoding bifunctional monodehydroascorbate reductase and carbonic anhydrase nectarin-3, giving the protein MATITKILYLICFLFLSIAFLARSAEVDDEREFSYGEKSENGPANWGKIHPEWRTCNTGKLQSPIDLLNKRVEVVSDLGILKKYYKPSNATLLNRGHDMMLRWEGSAGYLKINGTQYQLKQVHWHTPSEHTIDGKRFSLEAHLVHESNDGKTAVIGIIYKIGRPDSFLSMIETDLKALASAKGVEKAIGTINPKQIKLDGKKYYRYIGSLTTPPCTEDVVWTIDRKVKTVTKRQMKLIRDAVHDESETNARPAQPLNKRPIKFYKPEEKM; this is encoded by the exons atggCAACAATAACCAAAATCTTGTAtttaatttgttttcttttcctttcaaTTGCATTTCTTGCAAGATCTGCAGAAGTTG ATGATGAGCGTGAATTTAGTTAcggtgaaaaaagtgaaaatggaCCAGCTAATTGGGGCAAGATTCATCCAGAATGGAGAACATGCAACACTGGGAAATTGCAATCACCAATTGATCTTCTTAACAAAAGGGTTGAAGTTGTATCTGATTTAGGAATacttaaaaaatactataaaccATCCAATGCCACTCTTTTGAACAGAGGCCATGATATGATG TTGAGATGGGAAGGTAGTGCAGGATACTTGAAGATAAATGGGACACAATATCAACTCAAACAAGTTCATTGGCACACACCTTCTGAACATACAATTGATGGAAAAAG GTTTAGTTTGGAGGCACATTTGGTACATGAAAGCAATGATGGAAAGACTGCTGTTATTGGAATCATTTACAAGATTGGACGGCCTGATTCTTTCTTATCCATG ATAGAGACGGATTTGAAAGCTCTTGCTAGTGCGAAAGGTGTAGAGAAAGCCATTGGAACAATTAATCCAAAGCAAATAAAATTGGATGGcaaaaaatattatagatatatTGGGTCCCTAACTACTCCACCTTGCACTGAAGATGTTGTCTGGACTATTGATAGAAAG GTGAAAACTGTGACCAAAAGACAAATGAAACTGATCCGAGATGCTGTTCATGAT gaatctgaaaCAAATGCCAGACCAGCACAGCCATTGAACAAACGTCCTATTAAATTTTACAAACCAGAAGAAAAAATGTGA